A genome region from Methanobacterium aggregans includes the following:
- a CDS encoding DUF2115 family protein: MKASKLLLKLQEEAELYKELVKAPNNNDNSINSVMSRYNYVNFQEILQVAFRGEDEDIPEKRIEDLGMRIDHYFSIHAPDDEDFRGFVKLISTYLVFIAKKPLHPQGTVFEDGSRVYRGDDSYICTGKTKFLEYELSLCRYCVCKSHASNG; encoded by the coding sequence ATGAAAGCCTCAAAACTATTATTGAAACTTCAGGAAGAAGCAGAGCTCTACAAAGAACTTGTTAAAGCTCCAAATAATAATGATAATTCAATAAATTCAGTTATGTCCCGTTACAACTATGTAAACTTCCAGGAGATACTTCAAGTAGCTTTCAGGGGTGAAGATGAAGACATCCCTGAGAAAAGGATTGAAGATCTTGGTATGAGGATAGACCACTACTTTTCAATCCACGCCCCAGATGATGAGGATTTCAGGGGCTTCGTAAAGCTCATCTCAACCTACCTGGTTTTCATTGCAAAAAAACCACTCCATCCGCAGGGAACTGTTTTTGAGGATGGATCCAGGGTTTACAGGGGAGATGATTCCTACATCTGCACAGGGAAAACTAAATTCCTGGAATATGAGCTTTCCCTCTGCAGGTACTGTGTATGCAAAAGTCATGCTTCAAATGGTTAA